A window of Rhodothermales bacterium contains these coding sequences:
- a CDS encoding mannose-1-phosphate guanylyltransferase produces MNLYAVIMAGGVGSRFWPESRHARPKQFLKVLGDDTLIQRTVARLDGFIPPSRCFVVTNEEYVAQTREQLEHVPPENIIAEPIGRNTAPCILYAAIKLIARDPDAVMVVLPADHLIQQVDRFHEILRVAAEKAAEPGALVTIGITPDFPATGYGYIQFAAGSDHQSEDPSAQPVRTFAEKPDIETAERFLDSGDFLWNSGMFIWRADSILDQIRHHLPELAAAFAPVETVVDSSDEDAAVQQAYQACSGISIDYGVMEHADSVYVVPGSFGWSDVGDWQAVYDLSPKDDHGNAMTGNVIVRNSSRCLVQAHDRLIVMVGMHDVVVVETEDAVLVCNRDSTQQVKNVVEYLRAHRLSDYV; encoded by the coding sequence ATGAATCTCTACGCAGTAATCATGGCCGGCGGCGTAGGAAGCCGCTTCTGGCCCGAGAGTCGTCATGCACGCCCCAAGCAGTTCCTGAAGGTGCTCGGCGACGACACACTGATTCAACGAACCGTCGCTCGACTGGACGGATTCATCCCGCCGAGCCGGTGCTTTGTCGTCACCAATGAGGAGTACGTGGCCCAGACACGCGAGCAGCTGGAGCACGTCCCTCCGGAGAACATTATCGCCGAACCGATCGGCCGTAATACGGCACCATGCATTCTGTACGCGGCTATCAAGCTGATCGCTCGCGACCCGGATGCTGTCATGGTCGTTCTGCCTGCGGACCATCTCATCCAGCAGGTTGATCGGTTTCATGAGATCCTCCGAGTGGCCGCAGAGAAAGCCGCCGAACCCGGTGCACTCGTCACCATTGGCATTACGCCGGACTTCCCGGCCACCGGCTACGGGTACATCCAGTTTGCGGCGGGAAGCGACCACCAGAGCGAGGACCCGTCGGCGCAACCCGTGCGGACGTTCGCGGAGAAGCCGGACATTGAAACAGCAGAGCGATTCCTGGACTCCGGAGACTTCCTCTGGAACAGCGGCATGTTCATCTGGCGGGCAGATTCGATCCTGGATCAGATCCGACATCATCTTCCCGAACTAGCCGCTGCCTTTGCCCCAGTCGAAACCGTCGTCGACTCGTCCGATGAGGACGCGGCCGTGCAACAGGCGTATCAGGCATGTTCCGGCATTTCCATCGACTATGGCGTGATGGAGCATGCTGATAGTGTGTACGTCGTGCCCGGGTCCTTCGGATGGAGCGACGTAGGCGACTGGCAGGCCGTATACGATCTGAGTCCAAAAGATGACCATGGCAATGCGATGACCGGAAATGTCATCGTGCGTAACTCGAGTCGCTGCCTGGTGCAGGCGCACGATCGATTGATCGTCATGGTCGGCATGCACGACGTTGTGGTCGTCGAGACCGAGGATGCCGTGCTGGTATGCAACCGCGACAGCACGCAACAGGTCAAGAACGTCGTGGAGTACCTCCGTGCGCACCGGCTGTCTGACTACGTCTGA